In Actinoplanes derwentensis, the following proteins share a genomic window:
- a CDS encoding LamG-like jellyroll fold domain-containing protein has protein sequence MFHSRRLVVPLGVLSSAIVLAAVTLLLNRTPSAAVPTVARSHPAFPADTRSFPAAATVPALPVIRARPGFLDNVAAFSAPLPPGRIRTATGPFAVHYDFDGGVERPIAAAAGGHELRPLGQNGGALRLVPQGSGLAVAYPDRCTLPREKDCPRAILEGLRDDSLNPGSRALRYGASIRMTHDDLADGANVLQKGYSVGGVSQFKLQVDHRQGHPSCVIAGQRARIYRAEPWIDVADGTWHHLECRRTADRLSMYVDGIPRAWVPIPEQLSIANAEPLRVGGKGPAPGNDQFAGAVDDVFITIGDPQPSLPGSSVSPRRSAAGPDKRAAHHTPKRKP, from the coding sequence ATGTTTCACTCTCGGCGGCTCGTCGTACCGCTAGGCGTCCTGTCGTCGGCCATCGTGCTGGCCGCGGTCACGCTCCTGTTGAACCGCACCCCGTCGGCCGCGGTGCCCACCGTCGCCCGCAGCCACCCGGCCTTCCCCGCCGACACCCGCAGCTTCCCGGCTGCGGCGACCGTCCCGGCGCTCCCCGTGATCCGGGCCCGGCCGGGATTCCTCGACAACGTCGCCGCCTTCTCGGCACCACTGCCACCCGGGCGGATCCGGACCGCCACCGGGCCGTTCGCCGTCCACTACGACTTCGACGGCGGCGTGGAACGCCCGATCGCCGCAGCCGCCGGCGGCCACGAACTGCGGCCCCTCGGGCAGAACGGAGGCGCGCTCCGGCTCGTACCGCAAGGGTCTGGTCTTGCCGTCGCCTATCCCGACCGGTGCACCCTTCCGAGAGAAAAGGACTGCCCCCGGGCCATCCTCGAAGGACTCCGCGACGACAGCCTCAACCCCGGAAGCCGGGCACTCCGCTACGGCGCCTCGATCCGGATGACCCACGACGACCTGGCCGACGGCGCCAACGTGCTGCAGAAGGGCTACTCCGTCGGCGGCGTCAGCCAGTTCAAACTCCAGGTCGACCACCGGCAGGGCCACCCGAGCTGCGTGATAGCCGGCCAGCGGGCCCGCATCTACCGAGCCGAACCTTGGATCGACGTGGCCGACGGCACCTGGCACCACCTGGAATGCCGCCGAACCGCCGACCGCCTCAGCATGTACGTCGACGGCATCCCCCGAGCCTGGGTACCCATCCCCGAACAACTCTCCATCGCCAACGCCGAACCCTTACGCGTCGGCGGCAAAGGCCCAGCCCCCGGCAACGACCAGTTCGCCGGAGCCGTCGACGACGTCTTCATCACCATCGGCGACCCCCAGCCGTCCCTTCCCGGTTCGTCGGTGTCACCGCGTCGCTCGGCCGCGGGCCCGGACAAGCGAGCGGCCCACCACACCCCGAAACGAAAGCCGTAA
- a CDS encoding hemolysin family protein — protein sequence MSELVFVAVLLIGNGLFVGGEFALIASRRTALEPLAETSQAARWALSAMSQIPLMIAGAQLGITICTLVLGAIAEPTVAHLLEGPFQAIGLPDNAAHPISFVVALMIVTFLHTVIGEMVPKNITLAGPERSALVLGPFMLAFCIATKPLLNTMRFLSRLILKIWSIETTDAVKTVFTAEELAGMVTQARTEGLLGSEQYARIHAALGLSNRTAADTLLPWSRVTTVAADVSPATLEAVATRSGRSRFPVVQRDTRRVLGFIHIKDILGYAGAQRRLPVPAEVIRPLAVVSPDRSLADLLLTMRRDRLHIVLVSDGRRPLGVITLDDVLHAVIGEPAHQVARVR from the coding sequence ATGAGTGAGCTGGTGTTCGTCGCCGTACTGCTGATCGGTAACGGTCTTTTTGTCGGTGGTGAGTTCGCCCTGATCGCGTCCCGGCGGACCGCCCTGGAACCGCTCGCCGAGACCTCGCAGGCGGCCCGCTGGGCGCTGTCGGCGATGAGCCAGATCCCGCTGATGATCGCCGGAGCCCAGCTCGGCATCACGATCTGCACGCTGGTGCTCGGCGCGATCGCCGAACCGACCGTGGCGCACCTGCTGGAAGGCCCGTTCCAGGCGATCGGCCTGCCGGACAACGCGGCGCACCCGATCTCCTTCGTCGTGGCCCTGATGATCGTGACCTTCCTGCACACGGTCATCGGCGAGATGGTGCCGAAGAACATCACCCTGGCCGGCCCGGAACGGTCCGCGCTGGTCCTCGGCCCGTTCATGCTGGCCTTCTGCATCGCGACGAAACCGCTGCTCAACACGATGCGCTTCCTCTCCCGGCTGATCCTGAAGATCTGGAGCATCGAGACCACCGACGCGGTCAAGACGGTCTTCACCGCCGAGGAGCTGGCCGGCATGGTCACGCAGGCGCGCACCGAGGGCCTGCTCGGCTCGGAACAGTACGCACGCATCCACGCTGCTCTCGGACTCAGCAACCGCACCGCCGCCGACACGCTGCTGCCCTGGTCCCGGGTGACCACGGTGGCCGCCGACGTGTCACCGGCGACGCTGGAGGCGGTGGCGACACGCAGCGGCCGCTCCCGGTTCCCGGTGGTCCAGCGCGACACCCGGCGCGTGCTGGGCTTCATTCACATCAAGGACATTCTTGGGTACGCGGGAGCACAGCGCCGTCTCCCGGTGCCGGCCGAGGTGATCCGTCCGCTGGCGGTGGTCTCGCCCGACCGGAGCCTGGCCGACCTGCTGCTGACCATGCGCCGCGACCGGCTGCACATCGTGCTCGTCAGCGACGGGCGGCGGCCACTCGGCGTGATCACACTGGACGACGTGCTGCACGCGGTGATCGGCGAACCGGCTCATCAGGTGGCTCGGGTGCGGTGA
- a CDS encoding hemolysin family protein, which yields MDGLFLTAVLPLVAFALLTVGNAFFVAAEFGLVTVDRVEIDKRAKAGDRQARRVRTALQELSFQLSGAQLGITLTALLTGYLAEPALSKIFEPLVEPIAGSSTETLTHVIALVVATLVSMLFGELVPKNAALARPMGIALRTAAPLRGFSIVFKWLIAALNGTANWLVRRLGIEPQEELASARSPEELGLLAAISASAGALPTETAILLRRTIRFGEKRAAKAMTPRVDVVALKTTASVADLITVARETGHTRFPVYENTLDVVTGVVGVNDALGVPPERRAATRVSALAKEPVYVPESLTLDKVLEVLRAAGADLAIVVDEYGGTDGVVTTEDLVEELVGEITDEYDTDLGETGTQELTAPGGEKTFLVDGLLREDEIHEQTGFRLPEGPYETLAGFLLARLGHIPVAGESLEEHGWEFTVMEVDRHRIEQVRVVAPPEPSDE from the coding sequence ATGGACGGGCTGTTCCTGACCGCGGTGCTCCCGTTGGTGGCGTTTGCGCTGCTCACGGTGGGCAACGCGTTTTTCGTTGCGGCCGAGTTCGGTTTGGTGACCGTCGATCGCGTGGAGATCGACAAAAGAGCCAAAGCGGGTGATCGTCAGGCGCGCCGGGTTCGGACCGCACTCCAGGAACTCTCGTTTCAGCTCTCCGGGGCACAGCTCGGCATCACTCTGACCGCGTTGCTCACCGGTTACCTGGCCGAACCGGCCCTCTCCAAAATCTTCGAGCCGCTGGTGGAGCCGATCGCCGGTTCCTCCACCGAGACTCTGACGCACGTGATCGCCCTGGTGGTGGCGACCCTGGTGTCGATGCTCTTCGGTGAGCTGGTGCCGAAGAACGCGGCACTGGCCCGCCCGATGGGTATCGCCCTGCGCACGGCCGCCCCACTGCGTGGCTTCTCGATCGTCTTCAAATGGCTGATCGCGGCGCTCAACGGCACCGCGAACTGGCTGGTTCGCCGCCTCGGCATCGAGCCGCAGGAGGAGCTGGCCAGCGCCCGTTCGCCGGAGGAACTCGGCCTGCTCGCCGCGATCAGCGCCTCGGCCGGCGCGCTGCCCACCGAGACCGCCATCCTGCTGCGCCGGACCATCCGGTTCGGCGAGAAACGCGCGGCCAAGGCGATGACCCCTCGGGTCGACGTGGTCGCTCTCAAGACCACTGCGAGCGTCGCCGACCTGATCACGGTGGCGCGGGAGACCGGGCACACCCGATTTCCGGTGTACGAGAACACCCTCGACGTGGTCACCGGAGTCGTCGGCGTGAACGACGCCCTCGGCGTGCCACCCGAGCGCCGGGCCGCCACCCGGGTGTCCGCCCTGGCCAAGGAGCCGGTGTACGTGCCGGAGAGCCTCACCCTGGACAAGGTGCTCGAAGTGCTGCGTGCGGCCGGTGCCGATCTGGCCATCGTGGTCGACGAGTACGGCGGCACCGACGGTGTGGTCACCACCGAGGACCTGGTCGAGGAGTTGGTCGGGGAGATCACCGACGAGTACGACACCGACCTCGGCGAGACCGGCACCCAGGAGCTGACGGCACCCGGTGGCGAGAAGACGTTCCTGGTCGACGGGCTGCTGCGGGAGGACGAGATCCACGAGCAGACCGGTTTCCGCCTGCCGGAGGGCCCGTACGAGACGCTCGCCGGTTTCCTGCTCGCCCGCCTCGGACACATCCCGGTCGCCGGGGAATCGCTGGAGGAACACGGGTGGGAATTCACCGTGATGGAAGTCGACCGGCACCGCATCGAACAGGTGCGCGTCGTCGCGCCGCCGGAGCCGTCCGATGAGTGA
- a CDS encoding (Fe-S)-binding protein, whose product MGYAQIVATALAGVITVVAVYLAVRAVMTITAVIRQGQPDPARFTDPKTRTKTMLVETVGHTRMLKWSAIGAAHWLVMVSFVILSSLVLEAYFEVVSPKLGLPIIGHWVVFGLVTEWIGILGTVGILYLVFVRQRQKPGAVKRSRFLGSTMWQAYFVEAIIVGVLIFGFLIRGFKVATDHFEYPLWATPLSHAIGSALPAWEDGATWMALIKILISMSWLITISLNPTMGVAWHRFLAFFNIYFKTSPEKPAGSGLGALKPMMSNGKPLDFEEADPEKDQFGVSQVEQFTWKGLLDFSTCTECGRCQSQCPAWNTAKPLSPKLMILSLRDNAYAKAPYLLAGGGKDLMGEEKATEAQLAHMDVLALAEGNRPLIGGVDENGIIDPDVLWSCTTCGACVEQCPVDIEHIDHIVDMRRYQVLIESSFPSEAGVMLRNLENKGNPWGAPQNTREDWTKGLDFEVPRVGETEFDYLFWVGCAGAFEDRAKKTTRAVATLLHEAGVNYAILGEGETCTGDPARRIGNEFIFQMLAQQNVETLTEAFGDQKVKRIVATCPHCFNTLGNEYEQLGLKVEVVHHTQLLAHLVKEGKLTPVQPIEGDVTYHDPCYLGRHNRVFDAPREVLGEAANLVEMPRNQERSFCCGAGGARMWMEEKIGKRINVERTEEALATGAKTIAVGCPFCYTMIGDGVTGKGKQDEVEVVDVATVLLRSLKQDV is encoded by the coding sequence ATGGGCTACGCGCAGATAGTCGCCACCGCCTTAGCGGGGGTAATCACGGTGGTGGCCGTTTACCTGGCGGTCCGCGCCGTGATGACCATCACCGCGGTGATCCGCCAGGGCCAGCCGGACCCGGCCCGGTTCACCGACCCGAAGACCCGCACCAAGACCATGCTGGTGGAGACCGTCGGTCACACCAGGATGCTCAAGTGGAGCGCGATCGGCGCGGCCCACTGGTTGGTGATGGTCTCGTTCGTCATCCTGTCGTCGCTGGTGCTGGAGGCCTACTTCGAGGTGGTGAGCCCGAAACTGGGCTTGCCGATCATCGGGCACTGGGTGGTCTTCGGCCTGGTCACCGAGTGGATCGGGATCCTCGGCACGGTCGGCATCCTCTACCTGGTCTTCGTCCGCCAGCGGCAGAAGCCGGGCGCCGTGAAACGGAGCAGGTTCCTCGGCTCGACCATGTGGCAGGCGTACTTCGTCGAGGCGATCATCGTCGGCGTCCTGATCTTCGGGTTCCTGATCCGGGGCTTCAAGGTCGCCACCGACCACTTCGAGTACCCGCTCTGGGCCACCCCGCTCAGCCACGCCATCGGCTCCGCGTTGCCGGCCTGGGAGGACGGCGCCACCTGGATGGCGCTCATCAAGATCCTGATCTCGATGAGCTGGCTGATCACCATCTCGCTGAACCCGACGATGGGTGTCGCCTGGCACCGCTTCCTGGCGTTCTTCAACATCTACTTCAAGACCAGCCCGGAGAAGCCGGCCGGTTCCGGTCTCGGCGCGCTCAAGCCGATGATGAGCAACGGCAAGCCGCTCGACTTCGAGGAAGCCGACCCGGAGAAGGACCAGTTCGGCGTCAGTCAGGTCGAACAGTTCACCTGGAAGGGGCTGCTCGACTTCTCCACCTGCACCGAGTGCGGCCGCTGCCAGTCGCAGTGCCCGGCGTGGAACACGGCCAAGCCGCTCTCACCGAAGCTGATGATCCTTTCGCTGCGCGACAATGCGTACGCCAAAGCTCCTTATCTTCTCGCCGGAGGCGGCAAGGACCTGATGGGCGAGGAGAAGGCCACCGAGGCCCAGCTCGCGCACATGGACGTCCTCGCGCTCGCCGAGGGCAACCGCCCGCTGATCGGCGGCGTCGACGAGAACGGCATCATCGACCCGGACGTGCTCTGGTCCTGCACCACCTGTGGCGCCTGCGTCGAGCAGTGCCCGGTCGACATCGAGCACATCGACCACATCGTCGACATGCGTCGCTACCAGGTGCTGATCGAGTCGAGTTTCCCCTCCGAGGCCGGCGTGATGCTGCGCAACCTGGAGAACAAGGGCAACCCGTGGGGCGCGCCGCAGAACACCCGGGAGGACTGGACCAAGGGTCTGGACTTCGAGGTGCCCCGGGTCGGCGAGACCGAATTCGATTACCTCTTCTGGGTCGGCTGCGCCGGTGCGTTCGAGGACCGGGCCAAGAAGACCACCCGCGCGGTGGCCACGCTGCTGCACGAGGCCGGGGTCAACTACGCGATCCTCGGTGAGGGCGAGACCTGCACCGGTGACCCGGCGCGGCGGATCGGCAACGAGTTCATCTTCCAGATGCTGGCCCAGCAGAACGTGGAGACGCTGACCGAGGCGTTCGGCGACCAGAAGGTGAAGCGGATCGTCGCCACCTGCCCGCACTGCTTCAACACCCTCGGCAACGAGTACGAGCAGCTCGGACTCAAGGTCGAGGTGGTCCACCACACCCAGCTGCTGGCACACCTGGTCAAGGAGGGCAAGCTCACCCCGGTCCAGCCGATCGAGGGCGACGTCACCTACCACGACCCCTGCTACCTGGGCCGGCACAACCGGGTCTTCGACGCGCCTCGCGAGGTTCTCGGTGAAGCGGCGAACCTCGTCGAGATGCCGCGTAACCAGGAGCGTTCCTTCTGCTGCGGTGCCGGTGGCGCCCGGATGTGGATGGAGGAGAAGATCGGCAAGCGGATCAACGTCGAACGTACCGAGGAGGCCCTGGCCACCGGTGCGAAGACGATCGCCGTGGGCTGCCCGTTCTGCTACACGATGATCGGTGACGGCGTGACCGGAAAGGGTAAGCAGGACGAGGTCGAAGTGGTCGACGTGGCCACCGTTCTGCTCCGCTCGCTCAAGCAAGACGTCTGA
- a CDS encoding cell division protein CrgA, with protein sequence MPKSQVRKKKVYTPPSDISPAVKGASNKPSPLWLPVTAVSLIVIGIAWLVVYYLSSQQWPVESWRYWNLAVGFGCMVASLGLLSRWR encoded by the coding sequence GTGCCGAAGTCTCAGGTTCGCAAGAAGAAGGTCTACACCCCGCCGTCGGACATCAGCCCGGCGGTCAAGGGTGCGTCCAACAAGCCGAGTCCGCTCTGGCTGCCGGTCACCGCGGTGTCGCTGATCGTCATCGGGATCGCTTGGTTGGTCGTCTACTACCTTTCGTCCCAGCAGTGGCCGGTGGAGAGCTGGCGTTACTGGAACCTGGCGGTGGGCTTCGGCTGCATGGTCGCGTCTCTGGGGTTGTTGTCGCGCTGGCGCTGA
- a CDS encoding DUF881 domain-containing protein, which yields MAFLRGGDVVLRRVARVLRPPHDTRRSVWSAGVPLIALAAGLLFTTSATTADGTTLRDDRRPQLTQLIAEKRKRLAVSEHQAADLLTEVDRETTRLAELDPPAQSQANALRRSAGFSKLTGPGVTVTLNDSPRRGSDFIDNAPDNDDLVVHQGDVQAVVNALWAGGAEAMTIMDVRVISTSAVRCVGNTLLLHGQVFSPPFKITAIGEPTAMSRALESAEGVRQFREAVTDFGLGYTEKVEKNVTVQAYDGSTDLRSAQAAQ from the coding sequence GTGGCTTTTTTAAGGGGCGGCGACGTTGTTCTTCGGCGTGTCGCACGCGTTCTGCGGCCGCCGCACGACACCCGGCGATCGGTCTGGTCGGCCGGGGTTCCGCTGATCGCGCTCGCTGCCGGGCTGCTGTTCACCACGTCAGCGACCACGGCGGACGGTACGACCCTGCGTGACGACCGGCGCCCGCAGTTGACCCAGTTGATCGCCGAGAAACGTAAACGCCTGGCGGTCAGCGAGCACCAGGCCGCCGATCTGCTGACCGAGGTGGACCGGGAGACGACACGTCTGGCCGAACTGGACCCGCCGGCCCAGAGTCAGGCCAACGCGCTGCGCCGGTCCGCGGGCTTCTCGAAACTCACCGGTCCGGGGGTGACCGTCACTCTCAACGACTCACCCAGACGTGGCTCGGATTTCATCGACAACGCTCCGGACAATGACGACCTGGTGGTGCATCAGGGTGACGTTCAGGCCGTGGTGAACGCACTCTGGGCTGGTGGAGCCGAAGCCATGACGATCATGGATGTCCGGGTGATCTCCACGAGCGCGGTACGCTGTGTCGGCAATACCCTGCTCCTGCACGGTCAAGTCTTCTCACCCCCCTTCAAGATCACCGCGATCGGCGAACCCACAGCCATGAGTCGTGCGTTGGAGTCGGCAGAGGGAGTCAGGCAGTTCCGGGAAGCCGTGACCGACTTCGGGCTCGGTTACACGGAAAAGGTGGAGAAGAACGTGACAGTGCAGGCGTACGACGGATCGACCGACCTCCGTTCGGCGCAGGCAGCCCAGTGA
- a CDS encoding class E sortase: MVKLRPEQTDEGYKSVYSELTRPTIGSRLRTGIRTSGELMITFGLVVLLFAGYQVFGNSAAVDAEQDHLGSELDQAWADPSPAATAPTKKGPAAPGADLVGRLYIPKLDKKWVVVDGVTPDDIRYAPGHYPDTAKPGQIGNFSVAGHRVRKIFWRLDELKDGDVIGVETRDSWYVYHVYQQEVVKPYQVEVVAAVPGKPKAKPTKAVLTLTTCNPKFNNYERLIIHAELVETVPRDQTKADAGMPAEMKA; encoded by the coding sequence GTGGTCAAGCTGCGGCCGGAGCAGACCGACGAGGGTTACAAGAGCGTCTACTCCGAGCTGACCCGCCCGACCATCGGCTCCCGGCTGCGCACCGGCATTCGCACCTCCGGCGAGCTGATGATCACTTTCGGTCTGGTGGTGCTGCTCTTCGCGGGCTACCAGGTCTTCGGCAACTCGGCCGCGGTCGACGCCGAGCAGGATCATCTCGGCTCCGAACTGGACCAGGCCTGGGCCGACCCGAGCCCGGCAGCGACCGCCCCGACCAAGAAGGGCCCGGCCGCGCCCGGCGCCGACCTGGTCGGCCGCCTCTACATCCCGAAGCTGGACAAGAAGTGGGTGGTCGTCGACGGCGTCACGCCCGACGACATCCGCTACGCCCCGGGCCACTACCCGGACACCGCGAAGCCCGGCCAGATCGGCAACTTCTCGGTCGCCGGCCACCGGGTCCGGAAGATCTTCTGGCGGCTGGACGAGCTCAAGGACGGCGACGTCATCGGCGTCGAGACCCGCGACAGCTGGTACGTCTACCACGTCTACCAGCAGGAAGTCGTGAAGCCGTATCAGGTCGAGGTGGTCGCCGCGGTCCCCGGCAAGCCCAAGGCCAAGCCCACCAAAGCGGTGCTCACCCTGACCACCTGCAACCCGAAGTTCAACAACTACGAGCGTCTGATCATCCACGCCGAGCTGGTCGAGACGGTCCCGCGGGACCAGACCAAGGCGGATGCCGGCATGCCGGCCGAGATGAAGGCGTGA
- a CDS encoding aminodeoxychorismate/anthranilate synthase component II: MRVLVIDNYDSFVFNLVQYLGQLGAECEVRRNDEITVDEVGGFGAAGILLSPGPGEPTRAGIMMDVIKAYAGKLPMFGVCLGHQAIGAAFGATVNRAPELLHGKTSEVHHKGTGVLAGLPDPFTATRYHSLAVVPETLPAEIEVTGTTESGVVMAMRHRTLPIEGVQFHPESVLTEGGHTMLANWLASCGLPSALEKAPALAAEVEIRRRSAFATA, from the coding sequence GTGCGCGTTCTGGTGATCGACAACTACGACTCATTCGTGTTCAACCTGGTCCAGTACCTCGGCCAGCTCGGCGCGGAGTGCGAGGTCCGGCGCAACGACGAGATCACCGTGGACGAGGTCGGCGGCTTCGGCGCGGCGGGCATTCTGCTGTCGCCGGGTCCGGGCGAGCCGACCCGAGCCGGGATCATGATGGATGTGATCAAGGCGTACGCCGGAAAGCTCCCGATGTTCGGTGTCTGCCTGGGTCACCAGGCGATCGGAGCGGCCTTCGGAGCCACCGTGAACCGAGCTCCGGAACTGCTGCACGGCAAGACCTCCGAGGTGCACCACAAGGGCACCGGCGTACTGGCCGGGCTGCCCGACCCGTTCACCGCGACCCGCTACCACTCGCTCGCCGTGGTGCCGGAGACGCTGCCCGCCGAGATCGAGGTGACCGGCACCACCGAATCCGGCGTGGTCATGGCGATGCGGCACCGGACGCTCCCGATCGAGGGCGTCCAGTTCCACCCCGAGTCGGTACTGACCGAAGGCGGACACACCATGCTGGCGAACTGGCTGGCGTCGTGCGGTCTCCCGTCCGCCCTGGAGAAGGCCCCGGCTCTCGCCGCCGAGGT